GAGCGGATGACTCCTGAGGACAGGAAGAGGCCCTCGATGTAGTTGCGCCGATAAAAGTCCATGGTCAGCTTCACCACCTCGTCGATGCTAAAGCGGGCGCGGCGCACATTCGATGACGAGCGGTTCATGCAGTAGCTGCAATCGTAAATGCAGAAATTGGTGAGCAGGATTTTCAGGAGCGAAATGCAGCGGCCATCCGGCGCGTAGGAATGGCAGATGCCCATGCCTTCTGTGGAGCCGATACCGCCGGATTGGAGCGAATCCTTCTTCGCCGAGCCGGACGAAGCACAGGAGGCGTCGTATTTGGCGGCGTCAGACAGGATTGCCAGCTTTTCACGGACGGTGGGCGCGCTCATCCGTTCATGATATGTTCTTGAAGGCTGCAGCGCCACCTCATTTGATGCAGGCGGCGAAAAAGTGATCGCCGCCCGCCGTCAGGGCAATCAGAGACCGTTTCGAAATTCGCTCTGGCGAGTCATATGGTGGTGGTTTCGAGAACCGAAGCGCAGCGGACATTTGGTCCGTGAGCATCGGAAGCGCAGAAACCACCATCGATGGCCGCCGGAGTAGAATTTCGAAACGGTCTCTCAGACCTCGTGCAGGTAGAGGTGGTAGTCCAGCTCGCTCACCGTACGCGCGACGCGCAGATACTCCGACTGCTTGATCGCCACGAAGGTGCGATGCAGATCCTCGCCAAGCGCCTCTTTCAGGAAGCTCGAGGCGCGCGCCGCCTCGATCGCGGCGCGCCAGTCGACCGGCATGGTCGTGCGCGTGACAGCGGCTTCATAGCCATTCCCAGTGGTTTCAGGGCCGGGGTCGAGGCCTTCGTCCAGACCCTTGATGATGCCGGCCAGCACCGTTGCCGCGATCAGGTAGGGATTGGCGTCGACGCCCGACGGCCGGTGCTCGATGCGCCGGTTCTTGGCGTCGCCGGCCGGCACGCGCAGCGCCACCGAACGGTTGTTGACGCCCCAGGTCGGCGCCACCGGCGCATAGGACTGCGAGACGAAGCGCCGCCAGGAATTGGCGTGCGGCGCAAACACCAGCATCGATTCGGCCATGGTCTGGATCAGCCCGCCGAGCCCCTGCAGCAGCGGCAGCGACCAGCTTTCGCCGCCGGCTTCGGCAAAAACGTTGCGGCCGTTCTTGTCCTGCAGCGAAACATGGAAATGCATGCCGGAGCCGGCATATTTTTCGATCGGCTTGGCCATGAAGCAGGCGGTAACACCATGGCGGCGCGCCTGCGCCCGCACCAGCCGCTTCAACATGACGAGGTCGTCGGCCGCCCGCATGACATCCTTGCGGTAGTTCAGCGTCAGCTCGTACTGGCCGGGCGCGTATTCGGAAATCACCGTTTCGGCCGGAATGCCTTGCGCCTTAGCCGCGGCATAGATGTCGGAAAACAGCGGCTCCATGCCGTGCAGATGGTCGACGGAATAGACTTCCGTCTTGGCCGAGCGGCGGCCGTCGAGCACGGCATCCGCCGGTTTCACCTTGCCATCGGCATCGCGCTCATTGGCCAGCAGGAAAAATTCGAGTTCGAAGGCGCCGGCGGGATAGAGGCCCTTGGCCGCCAAGATGTCGACCTGCCTGGCCAGCGCCAAGCGCGGGTCCGACGACATTGGCTGTCCCTCGAGATGGTACATCGCCATCAGCAACTGGCCGCGCGGCGGGTTCGTGCCGTAAAGCGGCACCAGCGTGCCGGGAATGGGCCATGCCCTGAGATCGCCGTCTCCAGTCGTCCAGATCAGCCCGGTTTCGTGCACATCCTCGCCGGTGATGTCGAGGCCGAGGATCGAGATCGGCATGTGGCGGCCGCCCTCGAAGATGCTTTTCAGCTCATGCCGGCGCACGATCTTGCCGCGGCCGACGCCGTTGGCGTCGGTCAAGACGATATCGAAGGCTTCGATTTCGGGATGGGCGTCGAGAAAGGCTTGCGCCTCGGCGGGCGTCGAGCCCGAAGGTGAAGTCATGATTAGTGTACTCGAGTTTGGCTTGGCAGCTTGTCTCATGCCGTCAGCCTTGCCGCAACCGTGGCGAAGGCGGTGATCAGCCGGTTGACCTGGGCGCCGGTGGTGGCCGGTGAGATCAGCATCATGTTGTGAAAGGGCGCGATCAGCACGCCCTGGTTGACCAGCGCGACATGGATAGCCGCCTCAAGCTCCGGCGCATGGGCAGTCTCGGCTTCGGCGCCGTTCCTGAGCGGGCCAGGGGCGCAGATGAACTCGACGCGGGCGCCGACGCGGGCGACATGCCAGGGCAGATTGTAGCGATCGATGACGCCGGTCAGCCCGGCATCGAGCCGCAGGGCGAGGCGATCCATCCGGGCATAATTCTCCTGCGTCATCACCTCTTCGAGCGTTGCGCGCATGGCTGCGAACTGCAGCGGGTTCGCCGACAGCGTCGTGCCCATGCCGGAATAGCCCGGCTCCTTGGTTCGATTGTAGTCGGCATAGCGCGAGGCGACCTCGTCGCTCATGCCCCACACGCTTGCCGGCACGCCGCCGGCGATCGGCTTGCCCAGCACGAACAGGTCGGGCTGCAGCCCGAATTTCCTGGTGTAGCCGCCGGGTCCAGTCGAAATCGTGTGCGTCTCGTCTATCAGAAGCAGCGTTCCGGCCGCGCGCGTCAGTTTGCGCAAGGCGTCGTGAAAACCCGGATCGGGCAGCACCATGCAGGAATTGGTCAGCACCGGCTCAGCAATGACGCAGGCGACATCCTTGTCCTTGAGCGCTGCTTGCAGCGCGGCGACATCGTTGAATTCAATGACCTTCGCCGTCTTGGTCAGGTCGCGAAACTCACCCGCCAGCCCCGGCCGATTCACGGGCTTGCCGTCGACCATCCGGACCATCGTCTCGTCGACCGAGCCGTGATAGCAGCCGTTGAAGACCAGTATCTTTTCGCGGCCGGTGACGGCGCGGGCGACGCGCAGCGCGAAGCGGTTGGCGTCGGTGGCGGTGGTGGCGATCTGCCAGAACGGCAGACCGAAAAGCTGTGTGAGCAGCGGCCCGATGGCCAGCGCATCTTCCGAAGGCAGCATATAGGTCAGGCCGCGCCCGGCCTGGCGGCGGATGGCGCGCGCCACCGGCGGCGGCGAATGGCCGAACATCGAGCCGGTGTCACCGAGGCAGAAATCGTCCAGCCTGTTGCCGTCGATGTCCGTGATGGCGGCGCCCTTGGCGCTTTCGACCAGGATCGGGAATGGCGTCGGCCAGTCGTTCATCCAGTGCATCGGCACACCGCCGAAGAAGCCTGGCAGGCCGTTACCGACCTTGGCCTGCGATTTCGGCCGCGCCTTGCGGAAGGTGTTCGCCTCGCTTGTCCGCAATGCAGCGATGCGGTCACGGCTGATACCGTCGATGGATGCTTTTGAACTGTTCGTGCTGTGCATGAAATCCCTCTCGGCCGGCACACTACCCAATTGGCGACGGCAACCGCAATTGGCCGTGTTGGTGCCCTGCATTGGGTCAGCAGCAAGTTCGGCAGACTTGACCTTCCGGCGCAGTCGGGCGCCAATGCGATCGGGTCTGTGGTTTGGGGAGAAAAATGCGGACGATCATCTGCGCTATTGCGCTACTCTTGTCGGCCGCTGCGGCTTCCGCATCGGGCGGCGTCTGGTGTTCCGTCGATGACAAAGCGGTGCAATTCGAGGTCGGCGCCGGGGTCACCAGAGGTATGGGCGGCCCGACCTTCAATTTTCGCGGCGATCTCGAGATACTTGGCCGGCCGGAAGGCGACAGTCTGCGCAAGACCGTCTTCGAGGATTCCGACCTCACCCAGTACTGGCTGGACGACAAGGAGTTGCGGCTGAACGTCTACCACGAGCATCAGCTCGGAGATAAATTCAACTCTGTCGAACTGACGATCCTGACCAAGACCAGTGACGAGGGCGTCTTTGACGGCCGGTACACGCTTGCCGTCTACGACAACGCCGCCGACACGGAACAGGACGGCAAGCCGAAAGAATTGACCGGCAAGGTGTCGTGCGGAGCCGAATAGGTCACGCCGAGATATCGATGACGCCGCAGTCGCCGGCGGCACTGCCGAAGGCGACCCGGCGCTCTTCCTTATCCCACATCATCGCGGTGATGGCGCCCTTGCCCGGGCGGCGCAACAGCACCTCTTTGGCATCGGTAAAGCGCACCGCCATGACCATGCCGTCATCATAGCCGACGGCGACGACATCCTGGCTCGGATGGCAGGCAACCGATGTCACCATGGCGTTGCCGCGCGTGCCGAGCTCCAGCGGCGCCTTGCCCATCGGGCCGTCCTTGCCCGAAAACGGCCAGACGATCGCCGCCGGCGCGCCGGAACTCGCCAGCCACTTGCCCTTCACGCTCCACGACAGGCTTTTGACCTTGCCGGGATAGCCGGTCATGCGCATGTGCTTGCCGTCGGCGAGCTTCCAACCATGCAGCGCGTTTTCCTGCATGGTGGTGACGAGGAAGGCGCCATCCGGCGAGAAGGTGACGCCGGTATGGGCGCCGGCCCATTCCAGCTCCACCGGTCTGCCCTCGGCGGCCGGGAAATGCAGCGTCGCGCCATTGTAGCGGGCGACGCCGAAGCGCATGCCCTTGGGGGAGAAGGCCAGCCCCTCGACCGAACGTGGATGGGCAAACTCTTTGGTCTTGCCGTCGGCAAAGCGCACGAACGCAGTCTTGCCTGTGGCATAGGCGATAGCGCCTTGCGGCCCGGCGGCGACGCTGGTGATCCACTTCTTGCCGGCGCTGGCGAGTTCGCTGACATTGCCGCCGGCGGCAACGGCAAAAATCTTGCCGTCCTCGCCGCCGGTGATCAGGCGGTCGTTGGCGGCGTCATGGAACGTGGAGAGCAGGCCGTCATTGGCCTGAATTGTCTTGTGGCCGTTGTCGAGCCTATGAACTGTCCCATCGGCGAGCGCAAAATGCGGCACGTTGTCGAGGAAGACGGCGGCAAGGCAGTGACCTTCCAGGTCGAGGGGAGCAACTGTGGGCATCAGGACCATTCCAATGAAGCTGTCACCACTCCCGGGAAGCCACTGAGGCGGCCAGGCCTGGCGTCAACCTTCTCCCCTTGTGGGAGAAGGTGGATCGGCGCGCAGCGCCGAGACGGATGAGGGGTGTTGAACGGATCGCCGTCGGTGCCGAGCTGGAGCACCCCTCATCCGACCTCGCTTCGCGAGGCCACCTTCTCCCACAAGGGGAGAAGGAAGAGCGGGCAGCGCTAGCGCCATAGAGTCCGGAAATCAAGCCGCCTGGCAGGCGTCAAAGCTCTTCTTCAGCCGTTCGGCGTCAAGCTCGCGGCCGATGAACACCAGCCGGCTCTCATGCTTTTCGCCGTCTTTCCAAGCGCGCTGGTGGTCGCCTTCGATGATCATGTGCACGCCCTGGATGACATAGCGCTCGTCGTCGCCCTTGAGCGCGATGATGCCTTTCAGCCGCAGGATGTTGGGACCTTCCATCTGAGTGATCTTCTCGATCCACGGGAAGAATTTCTTCGGGTCCATCTCGCCGCCGCGCAGCGACACCGACTGCACGGTCACGTCATGGATGTCGGAGGGATGCGCGTGACCGTGATGATGATGGTCGTGATCATGGTCGTGGTGATCGTGGTCGTGATCATGGTGGTCGTGATCATGATCGTGCGCCTCAAGGAAATGCGGGTCGTTTTCCAATGCGCGCGACAGGTCGAAGGCGCCGCGGTCGAGCACTTCGGACAGCGCCACGCCGGCGCGCGTGGTGCGGTGGATCCTGGCCGCCGGGTTGATGGCGCGGATGGTGGCCTCGACCTTGGCCAGTTCTTCGGGCGTCACCAGGTCGGTCTTGTTGAGCACGACGACATCGGCGAAGGCGATCTGGTCCTCGGCTTCCTTGGAATCCTTCAACCTGAGCGGCAGGTGCTTGGCGTCGACCAGAGCCACGACAGCGTCGAGTTTGGTCTTGGAGCGCACGTCGTCGTCCATGAAGAAGGTCTGCGCCACCGGCACAGGATCGGCGAGGCCGGTGGTCTCGACGACGATGGCGTCGAAGCGGCCGGGACGGCGCATCAGGCCTTCGACGACGCGGATCAGGTCGCCGCGCACCGTGCAGCAGACGCAGCCATTGTTCATTTCGTAGATTTCCTCGTCGGATTCCACGATCAAATCATTGTCGATGCCGATCTCGCCGAATTCATTGACGATGACGGCATAACGCTTGCCATGGTTTTCCGACAGGATGCGGTTGAGCAGCGTCGTCTTGCCGGCGCCGAGATAGCCGGTGAGAACGGTCACGGGGATTTGCGTCTGTGCTTCGCTCATATCTTGCCTCGAAATGGCTGGGCCACGGAATTGCGGGCCGCAAGAAGGGATTGTTGGCCTGATATAGGATGTGTGCCGGCCTTTTGCACGAGGCAAACCGCCTGGGTGTTTGACCCAGGATTGACGAAGCGGATGGGTAGACCCGAGAGGCCGAGTGCGAGGGATGCCGACCATCAACGTGTCGCCGGAAACGCCTCTTCGTTGACCTGTGCTGAGCCGCGCCGCGTCAAACCGTTGCAATCGCCTTGGCGGAAACTCGTTTGTCATCTAACTGAAATAAACATCTGGCATCACCATTTCGAGCACCACAAATGCTTGCCGGCAAAGCTGTTTCGAAAGCCGGAATCTTTTGGATCGTCGATTGCCAACCGGCCGGCTGCGTCTATGCTGCACGCACCGGTACGGCCGAAGAGGGATCACCATGGCCAAGGCGGACAAGACTGCAACGATGAGCCGGCTGCATTCGGCGGCAAGGCTGGCAAGGACCGCGCTGGCGGCGCGGCTTCTGGCGCACGGCTTCTATGCCGGCCAGGACCAGATCATGCTGACGCTCGACCGCGAGGACGGCCAGACGCCCGGCAATCTCGCCGGCCGCCTCGGCGTGCGCCCGCCGACCATCACCAAGACCATCAACCGGCTGCAGGCCCAGGGCTTTTTGGAAAAGCGCGCCTCTTCCGCGGATGCACGCCAGGCGCATATCTTTCTCACCGACACCGGCCGCGAGATCATCCACGCCATCGAGAAGTCGGTGAAGAAGACCGAAAAGCAGGCCTTGAAGGGCCTCGACAAGAAAGAACAGAAGACGCTGTTCAAGCTGCTCGCCCGCATCGAGGCCAATTTGTCGAACGAGGAGCTGGTGCTCGTCGACGACGACGCCGACATCGACGACTGACCGGCACGGCGGCCGCGTGTCTTGAGCTAGGCCGCCACCGAAGGGCCGCGCACCAGCGCCGACCAGCGGCCGGGCGTCAGGCCGAATGCTTTCTTGAAATGCCTGTTGAAATGACTCTGGTCGCTGAAGCCGGCGCCAACGGCAATCTCGGCCAGCGGCTCGCCCACCTCGATCATCCGTCTTGCCTTTTGCAGCCGGCGCATCAGCAGGAACCGATGCGGGCTGGTGGAATAGGTCGCGCGAAAATGGCGTGACAGCGCATAGCGGTCGAGCCCGGTGACGGCTTCCAGCTCATCGGAACGAACGGACCGCTCGGCATTCTCCTCGAGATAGCCGCGCGCCAGCGCTGCCGCACGCGAGGCCGACTTCCCCATCGGCTTTGCTTTCTGTCCCGCATGACGCCCCAGATGCTGCGCCAGCTCCGCAACGAAATCGGCGACGAACAGCTCGTCCAGTTCCTCATCGAGCGGCGACAGGGCCGAAAGCAGCGTGCCACGCAAGGCAGGATCGCTGACCACAGCATCCCTGACGAAAGGCAGCGGCGCGCCGTCGAGGCAGTCGAGCAGCAGTGAGGGTTCCAGATAGAGGATCCGGTAGCGCAGACCATCCTCGGTCCCGGCGCCGCCATCGTGCACTTCGTCGGGATGCAGCACGATAACCTGGCCGGGCAGGCTGTGGTTGACAGTGCCCCTGTAGTGGAAGCGCTGCACACCGGAAAGCGTCACGCCGACGGCAAGTGTATCATGACGGTGCAGGTCGAAGGCGTTGCCATGGAAATGCGCCTCGATGCGCTCGATGCCGGTGCTGCCTGGCGCCGAGACGATCCGGTCTTCATCCGCGCACGAACGTCCAAGACCCT
This region of Mesorhizobium sp. C432A genomic DNA includes:
- a CDS encoding glutamine synthetase family protein, which gives rise to MTSPSGSTPAEAQAFLDAHPEIEAFDIVLTDANGVGRGKIVRRHELKSIFEGGRHMPISILGLDITGEDVHETGLIWTTGDGDLRAWPIPGTLVPLYGTNPPRGQLLMAMYHLEGQPMSSDPRLALARQVDILAAKGLYPAGAFELEFFLLANERDADGKVKPADAVLDGRRSAKTEVYSVDHLHGMEPLFSDIYAAAKAQGIPAETVISEYAPGQYELTLNYRKDVMRAADDLVMLKRLVRAQARRHGVTACFMAKPIEKYAGSGMHFHVSLQDKNGRNVFAEAGGESWSLPLLQGLGGLIQTMAESMLVFAPHANSWRRFVSQSYAPVAPTWGVNNRSVALRVPAGDAKNRRIEHRPSGVDANPYLIAATVLAGIIKGLDEGLDPGPETTGNGYEAAVTRTTMPVDWRAAIEAARASSFLKEALGEDLHRTFVAIKQSEYLRVARTVSELDYHLYLHEV
- a CDS encoding aspartate aminotransferase family protein, coding for MHSTNSSKASIDGISRDRIAALRTSEANTFRKARPKSQAKVGNGLPGFFGGVPMHWMNDWPTPFPILVESAKGAAITDIDGNRLDDFCLGDTGSMFGHSPPPVARAIRRQAGRGLTYMLPSEDALAIGPLLTQLFGLPFWQIATTATDANRFALRVARAVTGREKILVFNGCYHGSVDETMVRMVDGKPVNRPGLAGEFRDLTKTAKVIEFNDVAALQAALKDKDVACVIAEPVLTNSCMVLPDPGFHDALRKLTRAAGTLLLIDETHTISTGPGGYTRKFGLQPDLFVLGKPIAGGVPASVWGMSDEVASRYADYNRTKEPGYSGMGTTLSANPLQFAAMRATLEEVMTQENYARMDRLALRLDAGLTGVIDRYNLPWHVARVGARVEFICAPGPLRNGAEAETAHAPELEAAIHVALVNQGVLIAPFHNMMLISPATTGAQVNRLITAFATVAARLTA
- a CDS encoding WD40 repeat domain-containing protein produces the protein MPTVAPLDLEGHCLAAVFLDNVPHFALADGTVHRLDNGHKTIQANDGLLSTFHDAANDRLITGGEDGKIFAVAAGGNVSELASAGKKWITSVAAGPQGAIAYATGKTAFVRFADGKTKEFAHPRSVEGLAFSPKGMRFGVARYNGATLHFPAAEGRPVELEWAGAHTGVTFSPDGAFLVTTMQENALHGWKLADGKHMRMTGYPGKVKSLSWSVKGKWLASSGAPAAIVWPFSGKDGPMGKAPLELGTRGNAMVTSVACHPSQDVVAVGYDDGMVMAVRFTDAKEVLLRRPGKGAITAMMWDKEERRVAFGSAAGDCGVIDISA
- a CDS encoding GTP-binding protein — its product is MSEAQTQIPVTVLTGYLGAGKTTLLNRILSENHGKRYAVIVNEFGEIGIDNDLIVESDEEIYEMNNGCVCCTVRGDLIRVVEGLMRRPGRFDAIVVETTGLADPVPVAQTFFMDDDVRSKTKLDAVVALVDAKHLPLRLKDSKEAEDQIAFADVVVLNKTDLVTPEELAKVEATIRAINPAARIHRTTRAGVALSEVLDRGAFDLSRALENDPHFLEAHDHDHDHHDHDHDHHDHDHDHHHHGHAHPSDIHDVTVQSVSLRGGEMDPKKFFPWIEKITQMEGPNILRLKGIIALKGDDERYVIQGVHMIIEGDHQRAWKDGEKHESRLVFIGRELDAERLKKSFDACQAA
- a CDS encoding MarR family winged helix-turn-helix transcriptional regulator, encoding MAKADKTATMSRLHSAARLARTALAARLLAHGFYAGQDQIMLTLDREDGQTPGNLAGRLGVRPPTITKTINRLQAQGFLEKRASSADARQAHIFLTDTGREIIHAIEKSVKKTEKQALKGLDKKEQKTLFKLLARIEANLSNEELVLVDDDADIDD
- a CDS encoding AraC family transcriptional regulator, whose translation is MTHDLDGEATQGLGRSCADEDRIVSAPGSTGIERIEAHFHGNAFDLHRHDTLAVGVTLSGVQRFHYRGTVNHSLPGQVIVLHPDEVHDGGAGTEDGLRYRILYLEPSLLLDCLDGAPLPFVRDAVVSDPALRGTLLSALSPLDEELDELFVADFVAELAQHLGRHAGQKAKPMGKSASRAAALARGYLEENAERSVRSDELEAVTGLDRYALSRHFRATYSTSPHRFLLMRRLQKARRMIEVGEPLAEIAVGAGFSDQSHFNRHFKKAFGLTPGRWSALVRGPSVAA